The Streptomyces sp. A2-16 sequence AAGACCGACGTCCAGATCGGCGGTTCGGCCTTCGGCTGGCCGCAGAACTGGTCCCTGGACGTCTTCGGGCGGGCCTGGGACAAGGGCATCGGCGACTACTTCCTGAACACCGTCATCGTGCTGGTCTTCTCGGTGCCACTGACGATGCTGCTCGGCTCCATGGCCGCCTACGTCCTGGCCCGCTACCAGTTCTGGGGCAACAGGTTCCTGTACTTCTTCTTCGTCGCGGGCGCGATGTTCCCGGTGTTCCTGGCCCTGGTCCCGCTGTTCTTCATGGTGAAGCGGCTGGACATGCTGAACACCTACCAGGGGCTGATCCTGGTGTACGTCGCCTACTCGATGCCGTTCACGGTGTTCTTCATGCACGCGTTCTTCCGGACGCTGCCCACGGCCGTCTTCGAGGCCGCGGTCCTCGACGGGGCCTCGCACACCAGGACCTTCTTCCAGGTGATGCTGCCGATGGCGAAGCCGGGACTGATCAGCGTCGGCATCTTCAACACCCTCGGCCAGTGGAACCAGTTCATCCTGCCGACGGTGCTGATGCAGCCGCAGAGCGGCGACGATCCGGAGCGCTATGTGCTCACCCAGGGCCTCATCCAGCTCCAGCAGCAGATGGGCTACGCCTCGGACCTTCCCGTGCTCTTCGCGGGGGTGACCATCGCGATGATCCCCATGCTGGTGGTGTACCTGTCCTTCCAGCGCCAGGTGCAGGCGGGCCTCACCTCGGCGACCCTGAAGTAGCGCTGCGCGAGCGCGCACGAGCGCACTGTCGCCGGTCTCGGTGACGGTGCGTTCATGTGTGCCCTACACCCCGGAAACTGTTCAACCTCTTGACGGGAGGCGACCCGAACGGCTCAGCTTAGAGTTCACTAGTTGGACATAGACGGGGCCTCACCGATGCGGTCCCGCGCG is a genomic window containing:
- a CDS encoding carbohydrate ABC transporter permease → MSAPIKETAAVPAQRTTGKAPARPGSERSEGVVLNAFSHGFLALWALLIVLPLLWLVLSSFKTDVQIGGSAFGWPQNWSLDVFGRAWDKGIGDYFLNTVIVLVFSVPLTMLLGSMAAYVLARYQFWGNRFLYFFFVAGAMFPVFLALVPLFFMVKRLDMLNTYQGLILVYVAYSMPFTVFFMHAFFRTLPTAVFEAAVLDGASHTRTFFQVMLPMAKPGLISVGIFNTLGQWNQFILPTVLMQPQSGDDPERYVLTQGLIQLQQQMGYASDLPVLFAGVTIAMIPMLVVYLSFQRQVQAGLTSATLK